The sequence GAATTCCACTCACCTCTTCTGGACTCTAGATTGCCAGTATGAAAGGCAGTTCCAGGGTTGAGCCCTGGGATTTCACCCCTCACTTAACAATCCGCCTACGTGCGCTTTACGCCCAGTAATTCCGAACAACGCTAGCCCCCTTCGTATTACCGCGGCTGCTGGCACGAAGTTAGCCGGGGCTTCTTCTCCGGTTACCGTCATTATCTTCACCGGTGAAAGAGCTTTACAACCCTAGGGCCTTCATCACTCACGCGGCATGGCTGGATCAGGCTTGCGCCCATTGTCCAATATTCCCCACTGCTGCCTCCCGTAGGAGTTTGGGCCGTGTCTCAGTCCCAATGTGGCTGATCATCCTCTCAGACCAGCTATGGATCGTCGCCTTGGTAGGCCTTTACCCCACCAACTAGCTAATCCAACGCGGGCTCATCCTTTCCCGATAAATCTTTCCCCCGAAGGGCTCATACGGTATTAGCACAAGTTTCCCTGCGTTATTCCGTAGAAAAGGGTAGATTCCCACGCGTTACTCACCCGTCTGCCGCTCCCCTTGCGGGGCGCTCGACTTGCATGTGTTAAGCCTGCCGCCAGCGTTCGTTCTGAGCCAGGATCAAACTCTCAAGTTGAGAATTCAATCATTGGCATTACGTCACGTTACTGAATCGACGAGAACTCACACCCATCTTCAATCAGATCCAACCGAAGTCAGACCCAAGAAAACTGGTGTTAGTCTCTTCTAAACGTGACCGCCAAAGTCTCTTTCCGAAGGACAATCAAGTCCCTCGCGAGCTCCGCCGCCCACGTTTCTCTTTCTCAATCTTCAATTGTCAAATAACAGACGGAAAACAAGTCCCGTCAACGTTCCAAACAAAGCCAAAACCCGCAAGTCCCAGCCCCGAAAATCAGCATCCGCCAATCATGGAAACTCTAGAGCGAAGGTCATCGTCGCCAGCAGCGCCGCCGCCCTCGTCAGTGATCGGGCTTATAGACCCACCACTCTCAACTCGTCAACAGCGATCTCAAAAAAAATCGCAAAAAATGGTAACGCGCTGAAAATCAAAGGAAATTTCGATTGCAGCAAAAACGTGCTGAAAACGAGCCGGCACAATCACCATTTTTTTCCTCGTCACCCTCGCAAAGCGACCGGGCGCCGTGTCGTTAATATGGTTAACGCATCACTGCACTTCAAGGGCGCGATGTTGGCCGGTCACCGGCAACGGTTTTTCGCGCAGAAAACAGGGGCGGTTCTCGCTGACGGCGTCGACGAGAAAGTCACGTACCGCCCGCACCCGCGGTACCGCCAGCAGATCACGATGGCAGATCAGCCAGTAGGTGCGCTTAAGCTCGATTTCCTCCGGCAGCACGATCTCGAGATTGGGCTCGTCCCTCGCCATGAAGTGCGGCAAGACACAGAGGCCCAGCCCCTGGCGCGCGGCCTTCAACTGGGTAAGAATGCTTGAGCTTTGGAAATGGGCGCGAAGGCCCGGTTGGATCTCGCCGAGGTAATCGAGTCCCGGCGTGAAGATCATATCCTCGATATAGCCGACGAAACGGTGTGAACCGAGATCGTTACGGCTCCGGATCAACGGGTGTTTGGCAAGATAGCTGCGTGCCCCATAGACGTGCAACGTATAAGGCGTCAGCACCTCCGCATGATAAGGGCCCGCCTTGGGCGCTGCCAGCGCCACGGCAATATCCGCCTCTTTGCGCGACAGC is a genomic window of Sinorhizobium numidicum containing:
- a CDS encoding LysR family transcriptional regulator, producing MNPNFTWDDLQFFLAVARTGQLSTAARRLRTSHATVSRRIDRLEFALKVKLFERNPRGYVLTTMGQRFVEAAERIERETEQLQLDISDGMTAQRGVVRLSTLEGFGNFFLSDRLADFANRYPNISLELVAIQQIMSLSRKEADIAVALAAPKAGPYHAEVLTPYTLHVYGARSYLAKHPLIRSRNDLGSHRFVGYIEDMIFTPGLDYLGEIQPGLRAHFQSSSILTQLKAARQGLGLCVLPHFMARDEPNLEIVLPEEIELKRTYWLICHRDLLAVPRVRAVRDFLVDAVSENRPCFLREKPLPVTGQHRALEVQ